Below is a window of Ralstonia nicotianae DNA.
GACTGCGTATCGATCAGCGCATCCAGATGCGAGTCGGAGGCTGCGATGACCTCGATGCCGCCGGGGATGGCGCGGTTCGAGAGAATCAGCGCGCCGTCGCCCAGCTGGTCGCGCACCTTGCGCAGGACATCGCGCGAGGTCAGTCCGGTGAATCGATGCATCTTCATGCGCGGCCTCCAAGCATGGCGACAACTTTAATCGTGCGGTGATCGGGAATTTCTGCGTGCGACAGCACGCGCAGGCTGGGTGCGGCACGCTTGAACAGGCGGGCCAGCATCGGCCGCAGCGCGGGCGGCACCAGCAGCACGCCGGTCTGGCCCTGCTGCTCGTACTGTCGCGACGAATCGGTGGCCGCCTGCAGCAGCGAGTCGGCGAGTTGCGGTTCGATCGGGCCGGCGTTTCCGCCAACGACGCTTTGCAGCAAGATGTTCTCCAGATTCGGTTCGAGCGTGACGACCTGCATTTCGGTCTTGTTCGGAAACAGATGCTGGGCGATGGCCCGGCCCAGCGCGATCCGCACGGCGGCGGTGAGTTCGGCGGGGTCCTGGGTCCGGCCTCCGTGCTCCGCCAGCGTCTCGACGATGGTGCGGATATCGCGGATGTGCAGGCCTTCGTCCAGCAGGTTCTGCAGCACCTTCTGCACGGTCGCGACGGGCAACAGCTTGGGGCAGACGTCTTCGACCAGCTTCGGTGCTTCCTTGGCCAGATGATCGAGCAACTGCTGCACTTCCAAACGGCCGAGAAGCTCGGTGCTATGGGTGTAAATCAACTGATTGACGTGGGTGGCGATGACCGTGCTGCAATCGACCACGGTGTAGCCCTCGGCCTGGGCGCGGTCGCGCACGTCGGCGCTGATCCACAGGGCCGGCAGGCCGAAGGTCGGGTCCACGGTAGGAATGCCCGGCAGCTGCGTGCCCGAATACCCCGCCTGCCCGCCCGGGTTGATGGCCAGGAACTTGCCCTGCTGCACCTCGCCCTGGCCGATCTCCACGCCCTTGAGCGTGATGCGGTACGACGACGGGCCCAGCTCCAGGTTGTCGCGGATATGCACCACCGGTGCCAGGAAGCCCATGTCCTGCGTGAACTTCTTGCGGATGCCCTTGATGCGGCGCAGCAGCTCGCCGTCCTGGCTCTTGTCGACCAGCGGGATCAGGCGGTAGCCGATCTCCAGGCCCAGCACGTCCACCCAGGCCACGTCGTCCCAGCTGGCTTCGGGCGTATCGACCGGGGCGATGGCCTGCAGCACCGGCTGAACCGCCGGCACCTCGCGCTTCTTCTTCAGATGCCAGCCGGTGTAGCCCAGCAGGCCGGCAAACAGGATGAACGGAAAATGCGGCATGCCCGGCACCAGGCCCAGCAGGCCGATCACGCCGGCGGTGGTCAGCAGCACGGCCGGCATGCCGAACAGCTCGGTGGAGAGCTGCTGGCCGATGTCCTTGTCGGTGGAGACGCGGCTGACCATGATGCCGGCCGCGGTGGAGATCACCAGCGCGGGAATCTGCGCGACCAGGCCGTCGCCGATGGTCAGCAGCGTGTAGTTGGTGGCCGCGTGGCCGACGTCCATGCCGTGCTGCAGCACGCCCACCGCCAGGCCGCCCACGATGTTGATCAGCAGGATGGCGATGCCGGCCACCGAATCGCCGCGCACGAACTTGCTGGCACCGTCCATGGAGCCGAAGAACTCCGCCTCCTGGGCGATGTTCTGGCGGCGGCGGCGGGCCTCGTCTTCGCGGATCAGGCCGGCGTTGAGGTCGGCATCGATGGCCATCTGCTTGCCGGGCATCGCATCGAGCGTGAAGCGCGCGCTGACTTCGGCGATGCGGCCCGCGCCCTTGCTGATCACCATGAAGTTGATGATGATCAGGATGACGAACAGCACGATGCCGACGGTGTAGTTGCCGCCCACCAGGAAGTGGCCGAAGGCCTCGATCACCTTGCCGGCGGCGTCCGGGCCGGTGTGGCCCTCCATCAGCACCACGCGGGTCGAGGCGACGTTGAGCGACAGGCGCATCAGCGTGGTGATCAGCAGGATGCTGGGGAACGACGAGAAATCGAGCGGCTTGAGCGTGTGCATGCTGATCAGCAGCACGATGATCGACAGCGCGATGTTGAAGGTGAACAGCAGGTCCAGCACCATCGGCGGCAGCGGCAGCACCATCATCGCCAGGATCAGCATGATCAGCACCGGGCCGGCGGCGGAGCGGTAATCGCCCTGGCGCAGGAAGTCTGAAACTCGGAGCAGTGCGGCGTTCATCGATCGGTTACGGGCGTCGGCTGGGGGATCTGTGGCGGCGCCGGTGGCGGCGCGGCTTTTCGATGGATGCCATCTTGCCGGGGAGTGCGCCTGATCGAAGGCGTGAGAAAGCCACCCAAAAGGTGGCTTTTCTGCGATATACCCCACAACTGGAGGGTACGGAAGCGGCCGTCGGTGCCGCCGCGACCGTCAGCGCCGCGCGCGGCTCAGGCCGTGTCCGGATCGTCGTCCGGGCCCGGCTGCGGCCCCGGGTCCATGTCGGCCGGCACCGGCAGGTCGGTGGGCCGCACCGGCGCGCGGCCGCCGTGGGTGCGCACGCGGCGCAGCTGGTAGACGTAGGCCAGCACCTCGGCCACGGCCGCATACAGCGCCGCCGGAATCTGGTGGCCGATCTCGGTGTGGCGGTACAGCGCACGCGCCAGGGGTGGCGCTTCGAGCATGGGAATCTTGTGCTCGGCGCCCAGCTCGCGGATCTTGGCGGCCACCATGTCGGCGCCCTTGGCCAGCACGCGCGGCGCGCCGCCCTCCTGCTCGGAGTAGCGCAGCGCCACCGCATAGTGCGTCGGGTTGGTGACGATCACGTCCGCCTTGGGCAGGTCGGCCATCATGCGGCGCTGGGCCGCCTGGCGCTGCATGGCGCGGATGCGGCCCTTGAGCTGCGGGTCGCCTTCGGACTCGCGGTGCTCCTTGCGCACCTCTTCCTTGGTCATGCGGTGCTTGCGGGCGTATTGCCACAGCGCCAGCGGCACATCCACCGCCGCCACCAGCAGCATCACGCCGGCCATGCACAGGAAGGCCACGCCGGCCACGTGCATGGTGTCGCGCATGCCGGCAACCAGGTCCTGGCGCGGCAGCTCCACGAAGTCATCGCGATAGTGCAGGATCAGCCACCAGCCGACGCCGCCCACCAGCACCAGCTTGGCCAGCAGGCGCGGCAGCTCCAGCAGCCCCTGCACGGAAAACATGCGCTTGAGACCGTGCATCCCGATCAGCCGGGTGATGTCGGGTGTCAGCGGCTTGAAGGAAACCGCCCCGCGCGTCAGCGCCAGCGGCGACAGCGCCGCCAGCACCAGCATCAGGATCAGCCCGGCCAGCACCATGGCGAGCGGGCCGAACTGGGCGCCGACGTACTGCCACTGCTCCTGCGCGCGGGTGTAGTCGTAGCGGTGGAACTCCAGGCAGCGCGCCAGGAACGACGACGCCGTCCGCACGATCGACTCGCCCATCACCCACAGCCCGAGCGCGCCGGTCGCCAGCAGGACGAACGAGACCAGCTCCCGCGATTGGGGAACGTCGCCTTCCTCGCGCGCCTGCTCGAGGCGCCTCGCTGAGGCGGGTTCGGTCTTTTCGAGATCGCTGTCTTCGGACATGCCGGGGCTGCGCGGGGCTAGGGAACGGGAACACGGAACAACGCGCCGGCCCACTGGCCGACGGTCGCATTATCGAACCCCCGCCGCCCCACCGAAGCGCGGAAAAAGCCCCTCCGGAGCCGGCTTATCGGCAAAAAGCCGGCATCGGCCAGGCCACCCCGGCAGCACCCTGGCGGATGCGGCCGTTATACTCGCCGGTTAGTTCCAATGCCACGCGGCTCCCGTACGATCCGACCCACCATGGCCCAACCCGCCGACACCGCGGCCCCCGCCCGCCCCAAGCGCAAGAACGATCCCGAACGCACCCGCGCCGACATCCTCGCCGTCGCCACCGAGGAGTTCGCCGAGCAGGGCTTCAGCGGCGCGCGCGTCGACATGATCGCCGAGCGCACGCGCACCACCAAGCGCATGATCTATTACTACTTCGGCAGCAAGGAAGGGCTGTACCTGGCCGTGCTGGAGAAGAAATACGAAGAGATCCGCGCGTTCGAGAGCTCGCTGCAGCTCTCCGACATGGACCCCGAGGCGGCCATGCGCGCGCTGATCGGCGCCACCTTCGACTACGAGGAAAGCCACCCGGAGTTCGTCCGGCTGGTGGCGGTGGAGAACATCCACAACGCGCGGCACCTGGCGCAATCGAAGACCATCGCCAACCTGAACGTGACCATCGTCGAGACCATCCAGTCGCTGCTGGAGCGCGGGCGCGCGGCGGGCCGGTTTCGCGCCGACGTGCAGGCGCTGGACCTGCACCTGCTGATCACGTCGTTCTGCTTCTTCCGGGTGTCCAACCGCGCCACGCTGGAGACGGCCTTCGGCCAGAAGCTGGGCACGCCCAAGACCCGGGCGCGCCACAAGCAGATGCTGTGCGATGCCGTCATCCGCTACCTGGAGGACGGCGGCCCCGCCACCGCCTGAGCGGCGGAGCGGTCCCGGGCACTCAGGCGTCCTGCTCCACCCGGCGCGGCGCCATGAAATGCAGCCACGTCAGCGCGATGAAGTACAGGCTGGGGATCATGATGAACAGCACTTCGTAGCGGTTGTGCGTGACGGTCAGCACATAGCCGACCAGCTGCGTCATGAACATCCCGCCGACGGCGCCCACCATGCCGCCGAAGCCGAACACCGAGCTGACCACCTGCTTGGGCGTGTAGTCCATCACCAGGCTCCAGATGTTGGCCGTCCAGGCCTGGTGCGCGCCCACCGCCAGCGCGATGGCGATCACCGCTTCCCACAGGCTGTCGGCCGACACCGCGAGCACCACCGGCACGATGCACAGCGCGCAGATCAGCATCGACAGCAGCCGGGCGCGCACCGCCGCCATGCCCCGCCCGATCATCCACGACGACAGCGCCCCGCCCGCGATGCTGCCGATGTCCGCCGTGAAGTAGATCACCAGCAGCGGCAGCCCGATCTGCGTGACGCTGATGCCCAGCTTGTACTGCTGGTTCAGGAACGGCGGCAGCCAGTACAGGTAGAACCAGAACACCGGCGCGGTGATCGCAAAGGCCAGCGCGAACGCCCAGGTGCCGCGCATGCGCAGGATGCGCGCATACGGCACCCGCTGCGCCGGCGGCTCGGCGGTTTCGCGGATGTAGGCCAGCTCCGCGGCGCCCACGCCCGGATGCGCATCCGGGTTGAAGTAGTTGCGCAGCCAGAACACCGCCCAGACGATGCCCAGCGCCGCCACCACGAAGAACACCGCGCGCCAGCCCCACACCTGCAGGATCAGCGGCAGCATCAGCGGCGTGAGCATGGCGCCGACGTTGGTGCCCGCGTTGAAGATGCCGGTGGCCATGGCGCGCTCGCCGGCCGGGAACCACAGCCGCGTGGCCTTCACGCACGCCGGGTAGTTGGCCGCCTCGGTCAGGCCCAGGAAGAAGCGGCAGACCATGAAGCCGACCGCCGACGATACCAGCCCGTGCGCGCCGGCCGCCACGCTCCACAGCAGCACCGCCAGCAGGAAGGCGCGCCGCACGCCCACCTTGTCGATGAAGCGGCCCTGCGCGGCAAACCCGATCGCATAGCCGACCTGGAACCAGAAGTTGATGTTGGCGTAGTCCTCCGCCGTCCAGTGCATGGCCTGGGAGAGGATGGGCTGCAGCACACCGAGCGCCGCCCGATCGATGTAGTTGAGCGTGGTGGCAAAGAACACCAGCGCCAGCATGCTCCAGCGCACGCGGCCGACGGCAAGCGCCGCGCGGATCTTGTCGCCGATGGACGTGCCGCATGCCGCCAGCGGCAGCGTTTCCTTGTTGATGGACATGGTTGTCTCCGTCCGTGCGGGGTGGGCCCCGTCGTTCTGTCGTTGAAGGGAAGCGTGGCGCGCCGGGCGCCGGGAATCAAGCCGCCTGACGCGGCGGCGCGACCAGCACCAGCGCGCGCAGCGCCAGCGCATAGCCCGCCACACCGAGCCCCGCCATCACCGCGCGGGCCGCCGGCGCGATCCACGAGTGGTGGCGAAAAGGCTCGCGCGCATGCACGTTCGAGATGTGGTACTCGATCACCGGCACGCTGGCGCCCTTGATGGCGTCGTGCAGCGCCAGCGAGGTGTGCGTCAGCGCCCCGGCGTTGAGCACGATGCCGAGCAGCTCGCCGCGCGCGCAGGCTTGGCCGGCTTCGTGGATCCAGTCGATCAGTTGGCCTTCGTGGTTGGACTGCCGGCAGGCGACGGCATGGCCGAGGCGCTCGCCCTCCTCGCGGCAGAGGCGCTCGACGTCGGCCAGCGTTTCGTGGCCGTAGATGGCGGGTTCACGGGTGCCGAGCAGGTTCAGGTTGGGGCCGTTCAATACCAGAATGGATGTCACTTCAGTCTCCTGTCGGGCCGGTGTCCGGCCTCTTGGCTTTTTTGGGTTCGGGTGCGGGGCCCGCGGCAAGCGGGCCTCACCCACGCCGAGGCCGGTTGGCCACGGCATTCGCGCGCAGCCGTCGGCGACGGCCGCGAACAAACTCAGCGTCCGAGCGCAACGGCAGCGAGACCGATGCCCGGTCGCGCGACGCCGTGAGGGTCTGTGGCGCCGGCATGCGCCGTTGCCTCGGCATCCTGCAGCGCGGCAAAGTGGGCCAGCATCCGGTGCGCATTCGGCGCGATGCCGGTGAACAGCTCGAACGCGCCCACCGCCTGGAACACGGCCATGCCGCCGCCGTCGAGCGTGCGGCAGCCGAGCGCGCGCGCGCGCCGCAGCAGTTCGGTCTCCAGCGGAAAGTAGACGATCTCGGCCACCCAGTGCCGCGACTGCAGCAGATCGGGCGGCAGCGGCAGGCCGGGGTGGCCGGCCATGCCGGTGGGCGTTGCGTGGACCATGCCGTCGGCCGCCGCCATCGCCGCGGCCAGGTCGGTGCCGGCCTGCACGCGGCCCGGGCCGAAGCGCCCGCACAGCGACGCGGCCAGTTGCCGCGCGCGCTCCGGCTCCACATCGAACAGCGTCAGCGACTGCGCGCCCAGCGTCAGCATCGCGTGCGCCACCGCCGCGCCGGCGCCGCCCGCGCCGAGCTGCACCACCTGCCCCATCGGCGCACCGGGCAGGCCGCGCTTGAAGCTCTCGGCAAAGCCCCACCAGTCGGTGTTGTGGCCGATGCGGCGGCCGTTGTCGAAGACCACGGTGTTGACGGCGCCCAGCGCGCGGGCATCGTCCGACAGGTCATCGAGATAGTGCAGCACACGCTGCTTGCACGGGTGCGTGATGTTGAGCCCGGCGAAGCCGAAGCGCTCGGCGGCCGTGAGCAGTTCCGGCAGCGCATCGGGCGTCAGGCCCAGCGCCTCCAGGTCGATGCGCTTGTACACGTAGCGCAGCCCCTGCGCGTCGCCTTCCTGCTGGTGCATGGCCGGCGACAGCGAGCGCTGGATGCCCGCGCCGATCAGCCCGGCCAGCAGCGAGGGGCGGAGGTCGTCATGCATGTCTGGTCTCCTGCGGATTGCTTGCTTGACTCATTTTGTACGAACTAGTACGTTTACGTTACCACAAGACGCCGGCCTGTCAATCGACAAATGCGGGCGCAATACAAGGAGGAGACGATGAAGCACTGGATGTGCGCCGCGGGCGCCCTGGCATTGGCGGGCACGGCCCACGCGCAGAGCAGCGTGACGCTGTACGGCCTGATCGACACCAGCGTGCGCTACACCACGCACGAAAACGCCAACGGCTCGGGCAAGCTGCAGATGGCCGAGGGCCTGCTGACCGGCAGCCGCTGGGGCCTGCGCGCCGATGAAGACCTGGGCGGCGGCCGCAAGGCCTTCGCGCAGCTGGAGTCCGGGTTCAGCCCCGACACCGGCACCAGCCTGCAGGGCGGACGGCTGTTCGGCCGCACCGCGCTGGTCGGCCTCAAGGGCGACTGGGGCACCCTCACGCTGGGCCGCCAGTACACCGTGGCACACGACGTGATGAGCAGCTACGAGGCCATGGCGCTGGCCAACGTCTCCATCGTCGGCTACCAGGGCGGCAACTACACCGGCCTGCGCCAGGACAACCTGCTCAAGTACACCTACACGCTGGGCCCGTGGCAGACCGAGCTCGCCTATACCTTCGGCGAAGTGCCGGGCTCCACGCGCGCCGGGTCGACGGCGGCCGCCGCGCTCATCTATGCGCAGGGGCCGCTGATGCTGGCCGGCGTGTTCCAGCAGTCGCGCGACGTC
It encodes the following:
- a CDS encoding MFS transporter; this encodes MSINKETLPLAACGTSIGDKIRAALAVGRVRWSMLALVFFATTLNYIDRAALGVLQPILSQAMHWTAEDYANINFWFQVGYAIGFAAQGRFIDKVGVRRAFLLAVLLWSVAAGAHGLVSSAVGFMVCRFFLGLTEAANYPACVKATRLWFPAGERAMATGIFNAGTNVGAMLTPLMLPLILQVWGWRAVFFVVAALGIVWAVFWLRNYFNPDAHPGVGAAELAYIRETAEPPAQRVPYARILRMRGTWAFALAFAITAPVFWFYLYWLPPFLNQQYKLGISVTQIGLPLLVIYFTADIGSIAGGALSSWMIGRGMAAVRARLLSMLICALCIVPVVLAVSADSLWEAVIAIALAVGAHQAWTANIWSLVMDYTPKQVVSSVFGFGGMVGAVGGMFMTQLVGYVLTVTHNRYEVLFIMIPSLYFIALTWLHFMAPRRVEQDA
- a CDS encoding shikimate dehydrogenase, producing MHDDLRPSLLAGLIGAGIQRSLSPAMHQQEGDAQGLRYVYKRIDLEALGLTPDALPELLTAAERFGFAGLNITHPCKQRVLHYLDDLSDDARALGAVNTVVFDNGRRIGHNTDWWGFAESFKRGLPGAPMGQVVQLGAGGAGAAVAHAMLTLGAQSLTLFDVEPERARQLAASLCGRFGPGRVQAGTDLAAAMAAADGMVHATPTGMAGHPGLPLPPDLLQSRHWVAEIVYFPLETELLRRARALGCRTLDGGGMAVFQAVGAFELFTGIAPNAHRMLAHFAALQDAEATAHAGATDPHGVARPGIGLAAVALGR
- a CDS encoding porin; the encoded protein is MKHWMCAAGALALAGTAHAQSSVTLYGLIDTSVRYTTHENANGSGKLQMAEGLLTGSRWGLRADEDLGGGRKAFAQLESGFSPDTGTSLQGGRLFGRTALVGLKGDWGTLTLGRQYTVAHDVMSSYEAMALANVSIVGYQGGNYTGLRQDNLLKYTYTLGPWQTELAYTFGEVPGSTRAGSTAAAALIYAQGPLMLAGVFQQSRDVTTGFFGLSIPASRQNVWSAGGTYLLGKSTLYFGFTSSALDMADYRNRAVYIGARVPLTPALAFITTLTADRVRHQGDSGNRFTGAAALDYSLSKRTDVYASVDYTSVRGAWATLASVPGFATPLFGYSSRLGVMAGLRHKF
- a CDS encoding TetR/AcrR family transcriptional regulator — translated: MAQPADTAAPARPKRKNDPERTRADILAVATEEFAEQGFSGARVDMIAERTRTTKRMIYYYFGSKEGLYLAVLEKKYEEIRAFESSLQLSDMDPEAAMRALIGATFDYEESHPEFVRLVAVENIHNARHLAQSKTIANLNVTIVETIQSLLERGRAAGRFRADVQALDLHLLITSFCFFRVSNRATLETAFGQKLGTPKTRARHKQMLCDAVIRYLEDGGPATA
- the flhA gene encoding flagellar biosynthesis protein FlhA translates to MNAALLRVSDFLRQGDYRSAAGPVLIMLILAMMVLPLPPMVLDLLFTFNIALSIIVLLISMHTLKPLDFSSFPSILLITTLMRLSLNVASTRVVLMEGHTGPDAAGKVIEAFGHFLVGGNYTVGIVLFVILIIINFMVISKGAGRIAEVSARFTLDAMPGKQMAIDADLNAGLIREDEARRRRQNIAQEAEFFGSMDGASKFVRGDSVAGIAILLINIVGGLAVGVLQHGMDVGHAATNYTLLTIGDGLVAQIPALVISTAAGIMVSRVSTDKDIGQQLSTELFGMPAVLLTTAGVIGLLGLVPGMPHFPFILFAGLLGYTGWHLKKKREVPAVQPVLQAIAPVDTPEASWDDVAWVDVLGLEIGYRLIPLVDKSQDGELLRRIKGIRKKFTQDMGFLAPVVHIRDNLELGPSSYRITLKGVEIGQGEVQQGKFLAINPGGQAGYSGTQLPGIPTVDPTFGLPALWISADVRDRAQAEGYTVVDCSTVIATHVNQLIYTHSTELLGRLEVQQLLDHLAKEAPKLVEDVCPKLLPVATVQKVLQNLLDEGLHIRDIRTIVETLAEHGGRTQDPAELTAAVRIALGRAIAQHLFPNKTEMQVVTLEPNLENILLQSVVGGNAGPIEPQLADSLLQAATDSSRQYEQQGQTGVLLVPPALRPMLARLFKRAAPSLRVLSHAEIPDHRTIKVVAMLGGRA
- the aroQ gene encoding type II 3-dehydroquinate dehydratase is translated as MTSILVLNGPNLNLLGTREPAIYGHETLADVERLCREEGERLGHAVACRQSNHEGQLIDWIHEAGQACARGELLGIVLNAGALTHTSLALHDAIKGASVPVIEYHISNVHAREPFRHHSWIAPAARAVMAGLGVAGYALALRALVLVAPPRQAA
- the flhB gene encoding flagellar biosynthesis protein FlhB; translated protein: MSEDSDLEKTEPASARRLEQAREEGDVPQSRELVSFVLLATGALGLWVMGESIVRTASSFLARCLEFHRYDYTRAQEQWQYVGAQFGPLAMVLAGLILMLVLAALSPLALTRGAVSFKPLTPDITRLIGMHGLKRMFSVQGLLELPRLLAKLVLVGGVGWWLILHYRDDFVELPRQDLVAGMRDTMHVAGVAFLCMAGVMLLVAAVDVPLALWQYARKHRMTKEEVRKEHRESEGDPQLKGRIRAMQRQAAQRRMMADLPKADVIVTNPTHYAVALRYSEQEGGAPRVLAKGADMVAAKIRELGAEHKIPMLEAPPLARALYRHTEIGHQIPAALYAAVAEVLAYVYQLRRVRTHGGRAPVRPTDLPVPADMDPGPQPGPDDDPDTA